One Spinacia oleracea cultivar Varoflay chromosome 4, BTI_SOV_V1, whole genome shotgun sequence DNA segment encodes these proteins:
- the LOC110805133 gene encoding F-box/kelch-repeat protein At3g23880-like, with protein MIESSDDHGRLPLELVSNILVRLPAEDLMDYCKFVCKRWRDEINTPKFIESHNRRIFNNGNNIIKSIVLYSTYKETLMCIDFHSNGHIKINPIIHNVNSVDMTPVLVGSCTGLLCFACYDRNTNMAKSFSVYNPITGASKLVPWLEQHGLNPNFRNGFGYDCTSGDYKILCFALDETETPRTICTCVYSFNTDSWKVNKEPCPLPFGLSQGGIVFSNNALHFITLSSDIIKIIGFDLGTEKFHEIPLPVSHTSMIYCAQQIELANLRGCLHLVTTTTEVWVMKEYGVKESWTQLFHYDILSSTITDYKAMLRWGNEKIMPCAYSEDGSEILVVIGTYSINRFFCLDVHTLQLRKLEISTSHEWDWSRWEGVMPWVGSFVCPSTMYKGSSPYIEQ; from the coding sequence ATGATAGAATCAAGTGACGACCATGGACGCCTTCCATTGGAGTTGGTAAGTAATATCTTGGTTAGGCTACCGGCTGAAGATCTTATGGATTATTGTAAGTTCGTTTGTAAGCGTTGGCGTGATGAAATCAATACCCCGAAATTCATTGAATCTCACAATCGGCGCATATTTAACAACggtaataatattattaaaagCATCGTGTTATATTCTACGTATAAGGAAACCCTAATGTGCATTGATTTCCATTCTAACGGTCATATCAAGATTAACCCAATAATTCATAATGTCAATAGTGTAGACATGACACCGGTTCTCGTTGGTTCTTGTACTGGACTTCTATGCTTTGCATGTTATGATCGAAATACTAACATGGCTAAATCTTTTTCGGTTTACAACCCGATTACCGGTGCCTCGAAACTTGTACCATGGTTGGAACAACATGGTCTAAACCCTAATTTCCGTAATGGGTTTGGTTATGATTGTACGAGTGGTGATTATAAGATTTTATGCTTTGCCCTAGACGAGACAGAAACACCAAGAACAATATGTACTTGTGTTTACAGCTTCAACACCGATTCATGGAAAGTCAATAAAGAACCTTGTCCACTTCCATTTGGATTATCTCAGGGTGGTATTGTCTTTTCCAATAATGCTTTGCATTTCATAACTTTGTCTTCAGATATAATAAAGATAATAGGGTTTGACCTAGGAACAGAAAAGTTTCACGAGATTCCATTGCCCGTGTCACACACTAGTATGATTTATTGTGCTCAACAAATTGAGCTAGCTAATTTAAGGGGATGTTTGCATTTGGTAACAACAACAACGGAGGTATGGGTTATGAAAGAATATGGTGTTAAAGAATCATGGACTCAATTGTTTCACTATGATATTCTATCATCTACGATAACTGATTATAAAGCAATGTTGAGATGGGGGAACGAAAAGATAATGCCGTGTGCTTATTCAGAGGACGGTAGTGAAATTCTAGTAGTGATAGGGACTTACTCTATCAACAGGTTTTTCTGTTTGGATGTTCATACTCTACAATTGAGGAAACTCGAAATTTCTACTTCACATGAATGGGATTGGTCACGCTGGGAAGGTGTTATGCCATGGGTTGGTTCCTTTGTTTGCCCCTCAACTATGTACAAGGGATCGAGTCCATACATAGAACAATAG
- the LOC110795116 gene encoding uncharacterized protein: MVRWYPPPLGTFKLNFDGSSKSSSAAAGIIIRNNEGISISACTFNLGQTQAFMAEAIALHKGLQEARRLQIDNLLIEGDNLLIINAVKGVWSTPWKISNIISDIKHLLTLFTTWDIKHIFREANSAADWIANVGHLIVGNMYIDPTNSQRLATILCNDYSGVTLVRRGS, translated from the coding sequence ATGGTTCGCTGGTACCCCCCTCCACTCGGCACCTTCAAACTCAACTTCGACGGCTCCAGTAAATCTTCTTCAGCAGCAGCAGGAATCATCATCCGTAATAATGAAGGAATTTCAATTTCAGCATGTACTTTTAATCTTGGTCAAACTCAAGCCTTCATGGCTGAAGCCATCGCTCTCCACAAAGGTCTACAAGAAGCTAGGCGTCTTCAGATCGATAATCTCCTTATCGAAGGTGATAATCTTCTTATCATTAATGCAGTTAAAGGGGTGTGGTCTACTCCTTGGAAGATCAGTAACATTATTTCTGATATCAAACATCTCCTCACCCTCTTTACCACGTGGGATATCAAGCACATTTTCAGAGAAGCAAATTCGGCTGCAGATTGGATAGCGAATGTCGGTCACCTAATTGTTGGAAATATGTATATAGATCCTACTAATAGCCAGAGATTAGCTACTATCTTGTGTAATGATTACTCAGGAGTGACTCTCGTGCGGAGAGGCTCCTAA